One segment of Anopheles stephensi strain Indian chromosome 3, UCI_ANSTEP_V1.0, whole genome shotgun sequence DNA contains the following:
- the LOC118513908 gene encoding E3 ubiquitin-protein ligase lubel isoform X4 produces MSNNRQSTTTQSNSMASSPSNRFRGRNMPAWVQTESSDRVGPPPPPPPINNDPEYEVIDVANQQQYSNAPPPVPLKSPDIKRLTVMKCDLCGSVAPVVRCEQCDQNLFCVSCDDRYHRHPKRQTHVRKPIEPPAAVSPAPSMVKPPLPPKGEAGSSGPLPPPRRNKRPGSFHFPSPMFGRKQDQQTQHGVCPQGQPEQQQQQKPPPPPPSPALSLREKMNSLKRFIHPSNRPLPDPPENKIHSSNSSLDTVSKRSPSIGPNRSVSTTMEKIQSNTAATLDRMTLLQQRYRQHQEAMKSDGDRSRRASLTSNTDLQSSATESSNSFRNKPSGAFQHQQLQHQQHQQHQPIPSSQQLHSRWLNPPAPRIRSGSVASGINLLSVPGAPNGPGAGYVHDLTSSPGNSNAPSVSPIQHSEFGDAMPQMPSGPRSLSTFNLHQPPPPQPNMWGFNPLHQAQSMAHFNPMQWNQMNAWMGRGSQNGSNMSLNLPHGYPPQDPSGYPPAWGNAWNGMYPYPMGMMPMMPGVAMPPPRSRANSRSRAASPALSIKSRKSTMSMRNLNRNSFIDDLTDDEDSDDGFHRSRGRGGDRRRRERLNSTSSIDFDEPELQPAQSFVRASSVKHSRFNRERRPGAGSSARSLIDYPVSRKITAPAARYDREELTRDRFDKMSLSSPRKEPSDSFTNESDLEPEGRRGASNRSRSGNESISSPRKINSDSLTNDSDADFERRRQAKLKAAQNNLTASRRMTSDSHTNDSEPDQDRRKQQKSKAAPVPPATKKPIPSSDSDGREKQRRKSDTKSPSSKVVGAAPKKIPSDSHTPDTDGSEQRRRFASKQQRLRKNSSTEFIANESDEEKPAKKPEPEQIVNGLLEFRTISPTKSDSDEQRHLKTVEIKNIINDTRSEVEYDHTDIPEHSPPPPAPVTPDREWECEFCTYVNEPGVKICAICCKTATIGVVSGVARSESEPHTRSPPPDVVQETPQVTEVKLQIVPPQKPTNGKPPGETKKKDVDDEMDTEMDQVVGGEVVKSFSDGLKQETVEIPTDETDHVEKRIVKEKVSTGCGPSPPREIVEVRAMPATAEETLRVRASIGTSPPPQDMSTQTYDSFEQVRHEIATQHQSVDKSDSEPPQEQTQTTSALYKRSYSLATPQLLQVERPASRNSISSDTQSLPPSPHELSPQPGLQSSSRYHANQALHQTSHPSQPSAPSHRYGQQQDESLSYLDRAIHQIIQTAATQTLGATGRPAAVPEENMYRTFNDLRHIDSKAPVKITTLPAGSGQPKKPMQSKAMDDHQDPEDAVPQLAREQSKEMQNGTTTKEEPSEMTLLLREAERYQFTAEELQAAMNHCGEKHPVQWLRSNWNKLIETVQTLATKYGHEKRENTIGTISTVEAREALKMHKGNIWRAITECIEQRQRKYREIASKGNFTREDIVTSLTAHHGNLELALVELSKTQLKPFLMRIWGPPSGADNDSGNLLLHQALQEDRTGISSEIQQFISAHVEQELLGVGSASEKPEQAPEQDLQSAKEDIEPELQELTEHENTAPATSSPPPEEDPREEVCEERATSASNTEILKDIEALIMQMERKQESTNGTVLRNIQQLLSQLVDAEPSSRSPSATSIRSQASDQRIMSKSPIPVRANSKPTPNHSPNPDRTIEDDVRDFVQENIQDILPNLVQQVRQELDAVKVNLRTKPKSLEDDIRETLMRAEYTENDYSNIHYFPFDKTDDTPVVFPERQPPTKVKTQQSSAPDEMDEYANIQKFLERAIRNEKTTTVFDQMKRSSYLIDSSSDEARQTAESTDYYDLVSINEKLMHLFTKAPSKELQPVQQIETEAKNSSNEERHASPHLVKNHASLANDQEELPQQAAQELTPPAEIAAEKKGVKKRRGSRIPVNKNNYLYRRPVKSSSESDFEVLVTNSKPIQASMVAIDHVAELRHVVDNIERIEHAIEVGDEVGEGEDPEDFEIINEPIYINLPPKRDSSEADNVVEPQQVVMHEPDSIAGAITDSSAVIDSVREEPKQLAVKDPVLESPNTAEEAPQQTINTDAVVISAPTVEEPKTQDSTSVVPSMVEEPPLQPSEPAITAVIQPVVEEPAKVEPQDLSLSSSNMSQDQPIKTNAAEEIQPVAEASISDIKAPNLPEQPQSEVIQVEKTLVEETPANPTTVIEPQPTASAPVTNDPVPDTSSILSEDNEEEDVIRHSSKLANNLSELVLDTKRLIQQMKDEINSDIATFNEDDAAYGEEYYEDEYEDEWEGEEEEEEEEEEWDSNEEYDVDENGDFYEYEDDDDDGSVMFSEMTIIDSANGKSRSVEQPPNEVIPVQEPPQMILPIINMAVVRENERNSASEVSDLPLDSDFNDAMSVIEQSVGELRNMLHLTEQALGPLELASSLHHASSVETLQNSPEQSEISEITLVPEIHNTTAGEESSDRTLVADENLPMTMKDVQTLMNAKAVIGGFIKIVQQIEQTGEERAMQEHVSLPEESPMVIYDSVKTSSTETTDNKPPSVIERNAVNGTNAILEEPIGTTDETQEQANAEASVFSAGPHNQMETAGSNSTEAPITQAVEDTARNPQLPTVTQGPVTPPQPQDVPEDVKLNQSLVNPAAPRTLSAEEHPVTDVINTQDHTNVSNETQSSPIVAPDESQNILSNQHAAPEYVNANALELAEANGPSSAIPDYATVFKAGAKLQVIEPAVEAADTTNQNPDNQDPITNRESEQTPGTAAEALETQRSTSNESEITSVASQGTSVLPIKEEPNVGERTAPEAVDSSATSSQEPHVTEETPAADVAERVVSNSQTENTISTTVPETTHKQQDPEDPANSSKTNTPVTDDHHTEAPITTASIAEQPSSELNTTHLLNGHAPDNRTQSRASSEEPSSSFVEIQPSQVIVHTPQTETLPPQVVPLEAPPRTTNIYQNVDIHPPASTTTTTPATTPIKSPPTRSKSKAPKLTVKVASAATSQSEDGASPTTPPTPTGQKANAKASKTKLESKKKSTTTTTTANASSPTADSTGRRPSLTRKKSIGGGVFGPVQTNTVKNMQKEFLNKAKESPKPSTSKVTPKPAKLVQPKAFTARASATPPASTSKAATPASEEASTSSARSTPGPSEPMPGSSRDTTYMCEKLLKKKYRETCFSDEYQTTDDEDESRMTITESERTIIKSLVKPYEPNSDPPEVQAKQLLEDGLVQTQAQAELAVQLIELRYARDNAIWAATQCHTIDEARDLLQKECELCLGVFPMNEIVSMLKCTHTCCLECAKEYFTQEITNRSITNCNCPYCKEPDLNGPDVTEDDVLEYFSNLDILLKNIVDEEVHDLFQRKIRDRTLTKDPNFKWCVHCSSGFFARPKQRRLVCPDCGSITCASCRKPWESQHEGLTCDKFAEWKEANDPELQAEGVQRHLQTHGISCPNCKFRYSLARGGCMHFTCTQCKFEFCYGCNKPFMMGAKCSVSPYCAKLGLHAHHPRNCLFYLRDKEPRDLQNLLLMNNVSFDTEPSEQMKQELTNGEGAIMKCPIPLQKETPAGLMDMICSADVPENHAGLCRTHYVEYLVGTVSKAQIDPLPILDLTDCVQELRRRGIPLPERGPWDTDEIYREMCQKLVKEKIPLDN; encoded by the exons ATGAGC AACAATCGACAGTCTACCACAACCCAGTCAAATAGTATGGCCTCAAGTCCTTCGAATAGATTCCGCGGCCGGAACATGCCTGCTTGGGTG CAGACCGAAAGCAGCGATCGTGTTGGTCCACCgcctccaccgccaccgatcAACAACGATCCCGAGTATGAGGTCATCGATGTGGCGAACCAGCAGCAATATTCCAATGCTCCACCTCCAGTACCGCTCAAGTCGCCAG ACATCAAACGGCTCACCGTGATGAAGTGCGATCTGTGCGGTTCCGTTGCGCCCGTCGTACGCTGCGAACAGTGCGACCAGAATCTGTTCTGTGTGTCCTGCGACGATCGTTACCATCGACACCCGAAACGCCAAACACATGTCAGAAAG CCGATCGAACCACCCGCGGCTGTGTCGCCGGCCCCGAGCATGGTGAAACCGCCGCTGCCACCGAAAGGTGAGGCCGGATCGAGCGGGCCACTGCCGCCGCCGAGAAGGAACAAGCGCCCCGGAAGCTTCCACTTTCCCAGTCCCATGTTTGGCCGCAAGCAGGACCAGCAG ACGCAACATGGAGTCTGTCCACAAGGacagccggagcagcagcaacagcagaagccGCCTCCACCGCCGCCGAGTCCCGCTCTCTCCTTGCGAGAAAAAATGAACTCCCTAAAGCGCTTCATTCATCCGTCGAACAGGCCACTGCCTGACCCTCCGGAGAATAAAATTCATT CTTCCAACTCATCCTTGGATACCGTCTCGAAACGTTCGCCTTCGATCGGGCCCAACCGATCCGTTTCGACCACGATGGAAAAGATCCAAAGCAATACGGCCGCCACCTTGGATCGTATGACGCTGCTACAGCAACGCTACCGACAGCACCAGGAAGCAATGAAGTCTGACGGAGATCGCAGTAGACGAGCGAGTCTTACGTCCAACACGGACCtgcag TCATCCGCCACTGAGTCATCAAACAGCTTCCGCAACAAGCCATCGGGTGCttttcagcaccagcagctccagcaccagcagcaccagcagcatcagccgATACCATCTTCGCAACAGTTGCATTCGAGATGGCTTAACCCGCCGGCACCCAGAATACGATCTGGCAGTGTTGCTTCGGGCATTAATCTACTGTCCGTCCCGGGGGCACCGAACGGACCGGGTGCAGGCTATGTCCACGATCTGACGAGCTCACCGGGCAATAGTAATGCACCGTCTGTCTCTCCTATACAGCACTCGGAGTTTGGCGATGCGATGCCGCAGATGCCTAGCGGGCCTCGAAGTCTCAGTACGTTCAACCTGCATcagccaccaccgccacagcCCAACATGTGGGGATTCAACCCGTTGCATCAG GCTCAGTCCATGGCACACTTCAATCCGATGCAGTGGAATCAGATGAATGCCTGGATGGGACGAGGATCGCAGAACGGGTCCAACATGAGTCTCAATCTACCGCACGGATATCCACCGCAGGACCCCTCGGGATATCCACCAGCGTGGGGCAACGCTTGGAATGGCATGTATCCCTACCCAATGGGTATGATGCCTATGATGCCAG GTGTCGCCATGCCTCCACCAAGATCCCGAGCGAACTCCCGATCGCGTGCTGCTTCACCGGCACTCAGCATCAAGTCACGTAAATCCACCATGTCCATGCGCAATCTCAACCGCAACAGCTTCATCGACGACCTTACCGACGATGAAGATTCGGATGATGGATTCCACCGCTCCCGAGGACGTGGTGGTGATCGCCGCCGCCGAGAGCGTCTCAACTCGACCAGCAGCATCGATTTCGACGAACCTGAACTACAACCAGCACAATCCTTCGTGCGTGCATCGAGTGTAAAACATTCGCGGTTCAACCGAGAGCGTCGTCCGGGGGCTGGATCCTCAGCTCGTTCGCTGATCGATTACCCAGTGTCGAGAAAGATCACGGCTCCGGCTGCTCGTTACGATCGTGAAGAGTTGACACGCGATCGCTTCGACAAGATGTCTCTTTCATCGCCCCGTAAAGAGCCATCCGATTCCTTCACCAACGAGTCCGATCTTGAGCCGGAAGGTCGACGTGGCGCCTCGAATAGATCACGCTCCGGCAACGAAAGCATCAGTTCACCGCGCAAAATCAACTCCGATTCGCTGACGAACGATTCCGATGCGGACTTTGAGCGTAGACGACAGGCTAAACTGAAGGCGGCTCAGAACAATCTGACCGCTTCGAGGCGCATGACATCCGATTCGCACACGAACGATTCCGAGCCGGATCAGGACCGTCGCAAACAGCAGAAGAGTAAGGCTGCCCCAGTACCTCCAGCAACAAAGAAACCCATACCAAGCTCCGATTCGGACGGGCGTGAGAAGCAGCGACGAAAGAGTGACACCAAGTCCCCGAGCTCCAAAGTTGTAGGTGCCGCGCCCAAAAAGATCCCCTCCGATTCACACACACCGGATACGGATGGATCGGAGCAGAGAAGACGTTTCGCCTCAAAACAACAGCGTCTGCGTAAGAACTCCAGCACCGAGTTCATCGCCAACGAATCGGACGAGGAAAAGCCGGCAAAGAAGCCCGAACCGGAACAGATTGTAAATGGACTGCTCGAGTTCCGTACCATCTCTCCAACGAAATCGGATTCTGACGAGCAGAGGCATCTGAAGACGGTCGAGATCAAGAACATCATCAACGACACCCGATCGGAGGTGGAGTACGACCACACGGACATCCCGGAACATTCACCACCTCCGCCAGCCCCCGTCACACCGGACCGTGAGTGGGAGTGTGAGTTCTGTACGTACGTCAACGAGCCCGGCGTGAAGATATGTGCCATCTGCTGCAAAACGGCCACGATCGGTGTGGTAAGCGGTGTGGCCCGGTCGGAGTCCGAACCACACACTCGATCACCGCCACCAGACGTTGTCCAGGAGACGCCTCAGGTTACCGAGGTGAAGCTGCAGATCGTACCGCCCCAGAAGCCGACCAACGGTAAGCCCCCAGGagaaacgaagaagaaag ATGTTGACGACGAGATGGACACCGAGATGGACCAGGTTGTTGGGGGCGAGGTTGTCAAGTCGTTTAGCGATGGGCTCAAGCAGGAAACAGTTGAGATTCCCACTGACGAAACTGACCACGTTGAGAAAAGGATTGTTAAGGAAAAGGTATCCACAGGTTGCGGTCCTTCGCCTCCGAGGGAAATTGTTGAGGTTCGAGCCATGCCAGCGACGGCAGAGGAAACATTGCGAGTCAGAGCTTCGATCGGGACATCACCACCTCCACAAGATATGTCCACTCAG ACATATGACTCATTTGAGCAGGTGCGTCATGAAATTGCCACCCAACATCAATCCGTCGATAAGTCCGACAGCGAACCGCCCCAGGAACAAACCCAAACAACGTCAGCACTTTACAAGCGATCGTACTCGCTTGCCACACCGCAGCTTCTCCAAGTTGAGCGTCCTGCAAGTCGCAACAGCATCTCGAGCGATACGCAG AGtctaccaccatcaccacacgAACTGAGTCCTCAGCCAGGTCTGCAGAGCTCGTCGCGGTACCACGCCAACCAAGCACTGCATCAAACGTCCCATCCGTCACAACCATCAGCCCCATCTCATCGCTACGGTCAGCAGCAGGATGAAAGCCTATCCTATCTGGACCGTGCCATCCATCAGATCATTCAAACGGCCGCGACTCAGACTCTCGGTGCTACGGGCCGTCCGGCAGCAGTTCCCGAGGAGAACATGTATCGCACATTTAACGATCTACGTCACATAGATTCGAAGGCACCGGTGAAGATCACCACACTGCCTGCTGGTAGTGGACAACCGAAGAAACCGATG CAATCAAAAGCCATGGACGACCATCAAGATCCCGAGGATGCGGTGCCTCAGCTCGCGAGAGAGCAATCCAAAGAGATGCAGAATGGTACAACAACTAAAGAAGAGCCTTCGGAGATGACACTTCTTTTGCGG GAAGCAGAGCGATACCAATTTACCGCCGAAGAGTTGCAAGCTGCTATGAATCACTGTGGCGAGAAGCATCCGGTCCAGTGGCTTCGCAGCAACTGGAACAAACTGATCGAAACCGTACAAACATTGGCCACCAAGTATGGGCACGAAAAGCGAGAAAACACCATCGGCACCATCTCGACCGTGGAAGCTCGGGAAGCACTCAAAATGCATAAAGGCAACATCTGGCGTGCGATCACGGAATGTATCGAGCAGCGGCAGCGCAAATATCGTGAGATCGCCTCGAAGGGCAACTTCACCCGGGAGGACATCGTCACCAGTCTGACGGCGCACCACGGCAACCTTGAGCTGGCGCTGGTCGAGCTAAGCAAAACGCAGCTCAAACCGTTCCTGATGCGCATCTGGGGGCCACCGAGCGGGGCCGACAACGATAGTGGCAACTTGCTGCTACACCAAGCGCTCCAAGAGGATCGCACCGGAATCA GCAGCGAAATTCAACAGTTTATCAGTGCCCATGTGGAACAGGAATTGCTTGGAGTAGGATCAGCGTCCGAGAAACCAGAGCAAGCTCCGGAGCAAGACTTGCAATCCGCGAAAGAGGACATAGAGCCTGAATTGCAGGAGCTAACGGAACACGAAAACACAGCACCAGCAACGTCATCACCACCTCCGGAGGAAGATCCACGCGAAGAGGTATGTGAAGAACGCGCGACATCCGCTTCCAATACGGAAATATTAAAGGACATCGAGGCACTGATCATGCAAATGGAACGAAAGCAAGAGTCCACCAACGGAACGGTTTTGCGCAACATACAGCAACTGCTCAGCCAGCTGGTAGACGCCGAACCCAGCTCCAGGTCTCCATCGGCAACCTCAATACGATCGCAGGCAAGTGATCAGCGTATCATGAGCAAAAGTCCCATTCCCGTACGTGCGAACAGCAAGCCAACTCCGAACCATTCGCCCAATCCCGATCGAACCATCGAGGACGACGTACGTGACTTTGTACAGGAAAACATACAGGACATCCTGCCGAACCTGGTCCAACAGGTGCGGCAGGAGCTGGACGCGGTAAAGGTGAATCTACGGACGAAACCAAAATCATTGGAAGACGACATACGCGAGACGTTGATGCGGGCCGAATACACTGAGAACGATTACAGTAACATTCATTACTTTCCATTCGATAAAACCGACGACACGCCGGTAGTTTTCCCCGAGCGTCAGCCACCGACGAAGGTGAAGACACAACAGTCATCAGCTCCAGATGAAATGGATGAGTATGCCAATATTCAGAAATTTCTTGAACGTGCGATCCGAAACGAGAAAACAACTACCGTGTTTGACCAGATGAAGCGGAGCAGCTATCTGATCGATAGCAGCTCCGACGAAGCACGTCAAACGGCGGAGTCCACTGACTATTACGATTTGGTGTCGATCAATGAGAAGCTGATGCATCTGTTCACTAAGGCTCCTTCGAAGGAGCTTCAACCAGTACAACAGATCGAGACAGAAGCGAAGAATTCGTCTAATGAGGAAAGGCATGCATCTCCACATCTGGTCAAGAATCACGCTTCTTTAGCTAATGATCAAGAGGAACTTCCCCAGCAAGCTGCCCAAGAGTTAACGCCACCAGCAGAAATAGCAGCTGAGAAGAAGGGAGTCAAGAAACGACGAGGATCGCGCATTCCCGTCAACAAGAACAATTATCTCTACCGACGCCCTGTCAAGAGCTCTTCGGAGAGTGACTTTGAAGTACTGGTCACAAACTCGAAACCAATTCAAGCCTCCATGGTTGCTATCGATCATGTGGCGGAATTGCGACACGTGGTGGACAATATTGAGCGGATCGAGCATGCCATTGAGGTAGGAGATGAAGTCGGCGAAGGAGAGGATCCGGAAGATTTTGAGATCATAAATGAGCCTATCTACATCAATCTGCCTCCAAAGCGAGATTCTTCTGAGGCGGATAATGTGGTTGAACCACAACAGGTTGTAATGCATGAACCGGACTCGATTGCTGGTGCAATAACGGATTCCAGTGCTGTAATCGATTCAGTCAGGGAAGAACCTAAACAACTAGCAGTGAAAGACCCGGTACTGGAGAGTCCGAACACAGCTGAAGAAGCTCCTCAGCAAACAATCAATACTGATGCTGTTGTGATTAGTGCACCTACAGTAGAAGAGCCTAAAACGCAAGATTCTACATCTGTTGTGCCAAGTATGGTAGAAGAACCTCCTCTACAACCTTCAGAACCAGCTATTACTGCTGTTATTCAGCCAGTTGTAGAAGAACCAGCGAAGGTTGAGCCTCAAGATCTTTCTTTGAGCAGTTCGAATATGAGCCAGGATCAACCGATCAAAACAAATGCTGCCGAAGAGATCCAGCCAGTAGCTGAAGCTTCAATTTCAGATATAAAGGCACCAAATCTGCCAGAACAACCACAAAGTGAAGTGATTCAAGTAGAGAAGACTCTAGTAGAGGAAACTCCAGCTAATCCGACTACAGTAATAGAGCCTCAACCTACAGCTTCTGCCCCCGTTACAAACGATCCTGTCCCGGATACATCGTCCATATTATCAGAAGAtaatgaagaagaagacgtaATCAGGCATAGCTCCAAGCTCGCCAATAATCTTTCCGAGCTAGTTCTGGACACCAAGCGGCTCATTCAACAAATGAAGGACGAGATCAACTCCGACATAGCAACGTTCAACGAGGATGACGCAGCGTACGGGGAAGAATATTACGAGGACGAGTACGAAGACGAATGGGAAggcgaggaggaggaggaggaggaggaagaagagtGGGATTCCAACGAAGAGTACGATGTGGACGAGAATGGAGATTTCTACGAGTACgaagacgatgacgatgatggatCGGTAATGTTCTCCGAGATGACCATCATCGATTCTGCCAACGGAAAATCAAGAAGCGTCGAGCAACCGCCCAATGAAGTGATCCCAGTTCAAGAACCACCACAGATGATTCTGCCCATCATCAATATGGCGGTCGTAAgggaaaacgaacgaaacagtGCCTCGGAGGTGAGCGATCTTCCGCTGGACAGTGACTTCAACGATGCGATGAGTGTGATCGAACAATCGGTCGGTGAGCTAAGAAACATGCTACACCTAACCGAGCAAGCGCTTGGTCCTTTGGAACTTGCCTCTTCACTGCATCATGCTTCCAGTGTGGAAACGCTTCAAAACAGCCCAGAGCAGAGCGAGATAAGTGAGATCACCCTGGTGCCTGAGATACACAATACAACCGCGGGAGAAGAATCAAGCGATCGGACGCTGGTGGCGGACGAGAACCTTCCGATGACGATGAAGGATGTGCAAACGTTGATGAACGCCAAAGCAGTTATTGGAGGCTTTATCAAAATTGTACAGCAAATAGAACAAACTGGTGAAGAACGCGCGATGCAGGAGCACGTATCGTTGCCAGAGGAATCGCCAATGGTGATATACGATTCGGTGAAGACATCCTCAACGGAGACGACAGATAATAAGCCACCTTCTGTTATTGAGAGGAACGCTGTGAATGGGACGAACGCTATCCTGGAGGAACCAATCGGCACAACGGATGAAACACAAGAGCAAGCAAATGCTGAAGCGAGTGTTTTTAGTGCAGGCCCTCATAATCAAATGGAGACTGCAGGAAGTAATAGTACTGAGGCTCCAATCACTCAAGCTGTTGAAGATACGGCGAGGAACCCGCAATTGCCGACTGTTACCCAAGGTCCAGTAACACCTCCTCAACCACAAGATGTACCTGAAGATGTCAAGCTGAACCAAAGTTTAGTAAATCCAGCAGCTCCTCGTACACTCTCTGCAGAAGAGCATCCAGTGACTGACGTTATAAACACACAAGATCATAcgaatgtttcaaatgaaacGCAATCATCTCCGATTGTAGCTCCTGACGAATCCCAGAACATACTTTCGAATCAGCATGCAGCACCCGAGTATGTCAATGCAAACGCCTTAGAGCTGGCTGAAGCGAATGGTCCTAGCTCGGCCATTCCCGATTACGCAACAGTATTTAAAGCAGGAGCCAAACTTCAAGTCATTGAGCCTGCAGTAGAAGCAGCTGATACTACAAACCAGAATCCAGATAATCAAGATCCAATTACTAATCGAGAGAGTGAGCAAACTCCtggaacagcagcagaagcctTAGAAACACAGAGGAGCACTTCAAATGAATCAGAAATCACGTCAGTTGCTAGCCAAGGTACTTCCGTACTGCCAATCAAAGAAGAACCAAACGTTGGGGAGAGAACAGCACCCGAGGCTGTTGATTCTTCGGCCACGAGTTCCCAAGAGCCGCATGTAACGGAGGAAACTCCAGCGGCTGATGTTGCGGAACGTGTTGTTAGCAACTCACAGACTGAGAACACGATCAGTACAACTGTTCCAGAAACTACTCACAAACAACAAGATCCTGAGGATCCTGCAAACTCATCCAAAACCAACACACCAGTGACAGACGATCATCACACTGAAGCTCCCATTACTACTGCTAGTATAGCTGAGCAGCCTTCATCGGAGCTAAATACGACCCATTTGCTCAACGGACATGCACCGGACAATCGTACCCAATCTCGTGCCTCTTCCGAAGAGCCTTCATCCAGCTTCGTCGAAATACAACCATCACAGGTCATTGTTCACACACCCCAAACGGAAACTCTTCCACCACAAGTCGTTCCACTCGAAGCACCACCCCGCACCACAAACATCTACCAAAATGTGGACATTCATCCCCCCGCTtcaaccaccactaccaccccCGCTACTACCCCCATCAAGAGTCCACCCACCCGCTCAAAATCGAAAGCCCCCAAACTAACCGTTAAAGTTGCATCCGCCGCTACTTCGCAGTCGGAGGATGGTGCCTCCCCGACAACGCCACCAACTCCCACTGGCCAGAAGGCTAACGCCAAAGCTTCCAAAACTAAACTCGAAAGTAAGAAgaaatccaccaccaccaccaccaccgcaaaCGCCTCATCCCCCACGGCCGATTCGACCGGCCGTCGGCCATCGCTCACGCGCAAGAAATCGATCGGTGGTGGCGTGTTTGGACCGGTGCAAACAAACACGGTCAAGAACATGCAGAAAGAGTTCCTGAACAAGGCGAAGGAATCGCCCAAACCGAGCACGTCCAAGGTTACGCCCAAACCGGCCAAGCTCGTACAGCCGAAGGCGTTTACCGCCCGCGCGTCCGCTACACCGCCCGCTTCCACGAGCAAAGCTGCCACACCGGCCTCCGAGGAGGCTAGTACCTCCTCGGCTAGATCCACGCCCGGGCCGAGTGAACCGATGCCGGGCAGTTCGCGCGATACGACGTACATGTGCGAGAAGCtgctgaagaagaagtatCGCGAAACGTGCTTTAGCGATGAGTACCAAACGACCGATGACGAGGACGAAAGCCGGATGACGATCACCGAAAGCGAGCGCACCATTATCAAGAGCCTGGTGAAACCGTACGAACCGAACAGTGACCCGCCAGAA GTCCAGGCGAAGCAGCTGCTAGAGGATGGTCTAGTACAAACTCAGGCCCAAGCAGAGCTCGCCGTGCAGCTGATTGAGCTTCGATACGCCCGAGATAACGCGATCTGGGCCGCGACACAGTGCCACACGATCGATGAAGCGCGAGATCTCCTGCAAAAGGAATGTGAACTTTGTCTCGGTGTGTTCCCGATGAACGAGATCGTGTCGATGCTGAAATGTACGCACACTTGCTGTCTCGAATGTGCCAAGGAGTACTTCACGCAGGAGATCACCAACCGGTCGATCACCAACTGCAACTGTCCGTACTGTAAAGAGCCGGATCTGAACGGGCCGGACGTGACGGAAGATGATGTGCTGGAGTACTTCTCGAACTTGGACATTCTGCTGAAGAACATTGTCGACGAGGAGGTGCACGATCTATTCCAGCGCAAGATCCGCGATCGTACGCTCACGAAGGATCCCAACTTTAAGTGGTGTGTCCACTGCTCGAGTGGATTCTTCGCGCGGCCCAAGCAGCGACGTCTGGTCTGTCCGGACTGTGGGTCGATCACTTGTGCCTCGTGTCGGAAGCCG TGGGAATCTCAGCACGAAGGATTAACGTGCGATAAGTTTGCCGAgtggaaggaagcaaacgaCCCGGAACTACAGGCCGAAGGTGTTCAGCGTCATCTGCAGACGCACGGTATTAGCTGCCCGAATTGCAAGTTCCGCTACTCGCTGGCCCGTGGAGGTTGTATGCACTTTACCTGCACGCAATGCAAGTTCGAGTTCTGTTACGGATGCAACAAACCGTTCATGATGGGTGCCAAGTGTAGTGTATCGCCGTACTGTGCCAAGCTGGGGCTGCATGCCCATCATCCGAGGAACTGTCTGTTCTATCTGCGCGACAAGGAGCCTCGGGATCTGCAAAACTTGCTGCTG ATGAACAACGTGTCCTTTGACACCGAGCCTTCGGAGCAAATGAAACAGGAGCTGACGAATGGAGAAGGTGCCATCATGAAGTGTCCCATTCCACTGCAAAAGGAAACACCGGCCGGTCTGATGGATATGATCTGCAGTGCAGACGTACCCGAGAATCATGCCGGATTGTGCAG AACCCATTACGTTGAATATTTGGTCGGTACGGTATCGAAAGCGCAGATCGATCCGCTACCGATACTGGATCTAACCGATTGTGTCCAAGAGTTGCGCCGGCGCGGCATACCACTCCCGGAACGGGGTCCCTGGGACACCGATGAAATTTATCGGGAAATGTGCCAGAAg CTCGTTAAGGAGAAAATTCCTCTTGACAATTAG